From Neofelis nebulosa isolate mNeoNeb1 chromosome X, mNeoNeb1.pri, whole genome shotgun sequence:
CAAATGTAAGAAATGCATAGGGGCATCTcgctggctcagccagttaagcgtctgactccagctcaggtcacaatcctgcagttcgagccctgcatcgggctctgcgctggtgatacagggcctgcttgggattctctctctccctctctctccctgccccttccccacttgcacgcgtgcgctctctctctctctctctctttctctcaaaataaatacatcaattaaagaaagaaaaaagaaaagcacagagcaTGGTGTGGGGAAGGCGTTCAGGGATTCCTCATCCTGTCCCCAGCTGtcccaccctcccagcacctgcATGAGTTCAGCCAACTGGAAGTTCTCCAAAACACTTTGGTTAGGAGTTTAAGGGAGGCTTCGTTACAGAAGCACAATTAATGAAATCACTGGCTGTTGGCGATTAAGTCAATCTCCAGCCTCGCTCCCCTCCCCGCAGATCAGGAGGTGGGGCCGAAACTTCCAACTCCTTAAATACACGGTTGGTTCCCCCTGGGCAGCCAGTACCCATACTTAGGAGCTTTCCAAAGTCACCTCATGAACATAAACTCATGTATGGTTGAAAGGGGCTGGTTCTGAATGGTATAAAACACACTCCTTTCACACACCTCAGAACGGTAGAGTCCCATGGAGTTTTGTCCCCCGCTGTTAGCTCTCAGAATGTCCAAACAGCTGTGACTAGATGTGACTTATGTGACTTTCATTTCTGGTGATGACAAATGTATAAGGAGGCCCTGCTACATGAGGCAGCTCGCAGACCCAGAGCCTCAGCCAGGGTGGCTTCTCCTGGtgatgatggggggggggggggggggcggtgcgcaGGGAGCCTTCAAGGACCCGGGTCAGCTGCTGTTGCAGAATCCAGTGAGTCAGGTGAGGCAAAAGATGGCCCTTGGCCTTCCAAGTAGTGCAGAGTTGGGGGCTGGAGGGAACAAAATGAAGATCTTtgcctttttggtttgtttgtttttttcattaaagtcatctgtaagctttttttttttttttttaattttcaaatattgttcAGTTTAGTGAAGATATTCTGCTTCGGAATCTAAGGTTACTAATGCCAGAGAAATCACATTATTACCATTCACGTTTAAGTTTTagggtttgccttttttttttttaaacaagctcaaatgccttcattctttcctttttgctaCAGAACTGGTTAACAGAGCACTGAAATGGGGTTTTTCATGGGAACATGAAAGAGCCTCATAGGAAAATATTTGGGATCACCAGGCGGTGAAACTTAAGTAAAGGACGGTTAACTCTTTGCTTTATTCTTTGGGCTCTTTGctcataaaattaaataacatacaCCTGGGTATTGTGTAGCTTATTCAAAATgtataagaaattaaataaacttcttggtttattttattcatttatttcaataataataaatgctatttatttcttttcctctagtATCAGTTGAGCACCCTCTCTTTGGAAAGCCCCCTGGTAGCACtgggaatgttaagaaaaataagcaaaccaaTGCACATAGAACTGTAGACTCTAGCAGCAGTTATACAGTGAAGATGGTGAGATCCACTccaagaaataaattaatgacaAGTTAAAAAGAAGAGGTGCATAAGGGGAGGTCCTAGGTGAGAAAAGTCCAGTGTAAAGTGTTCGGTTAACGCTCTGTTGGGCTTGGTAAAATGCCAGTCCCTTGGGGAGGTCATTTTAAGCCAGGCTGTGCTGTGGGCTGGATGTGGCCGGGGGAGTGGTGGGCAGCGAGGGGCCAGGTCTTTAGATGATGGTTCTGAGAGCTGGGAGCCCAGGCCTATAGTGGAAAACAGTTTTTCACATTTACTCTGGGGTTGTGTGAAAACCAGCGTCGGTCCCTAGCTGAGGCCTGAATGGAATGGGTCCTATGCCCTTGCCCCAGTGCAGGTGACACAGTACACAAACGGGGTATTTTAGGCAGAGAACGTCCAGAGAGCTTCTGAGTAATAAGGGTAATACTTCATTGAAGTGCGATGCCAAGAAGGCCCTGGACTTTCTTGCTTTTCATGGGATGGGAGTGCCCGAGCTCACTCTGTCAGAAGGGCATTTTAACTAGGTTATTTTGAGTATAATTTGTCCAACTCTTAAGAGAGGGCATGAATTTTGGTGGCGATAAAATGAATGACAACAGGGGTGGTTTGGATGGAAAGGGACTTAAAAGGGAAGTCGTTGGTACCTGACACAAAGAGAAACTTTCAGTTGCATCCAATTGAGGAAGACAGCCCCATACCTATATTAAACAACAGATGCTCTAGTGGAGAAATACTACGGATTTTATTTGCCCTGTAGCATTTCAGTGGATTTGGATTTCTATACTGTTAGTAGTTGGATATTGTCTAGTACCGGCTGGAAATAAAATTCTGTGAAGAAACAATTTTATCATCAGGGGTCACAATCATCTCGGTAATAACGGCCGTTCATTAAAAGCACCAAActttgtggggtacctgggtggctccatcggttaagcatctgactcttgatttcggctcaggtcatgatctcacggttggtgagttcgagttcaagccccgcatcgggctctacgctgatagtgcggagcctgcttgggattctctctctccctctgcctctgcccctccctggatcgtgcttgtgctctctctctctctctctctctcaaaactaaacattaaaaaaacaaaagcaccaaACTTTGCCTAACACCATGCCAAATGGGTAATATCCATCACCTATATGTCTATAGTCCTACATGTCAAATGTTATCAGACTCACTTTCCGAATAAAGAACTTGGAATATTCTTAAATTCAAGGCTGGCAAGTGACAGCACTGGACTAGACCCTGGCTCTGAATTCCTCGAGAGCCCACAGTGCCACTCCTCTCAGCCCGAGGCATATGTGTATCACTTACTTCACTGTTCTGCTCATTACTCCCAAATGTATTTCAGGTGTTAAAAACCATGATTCCACACCCCAAATATGGTTTTGGAAGACAAAGCCCAAGGAACAAGCAATAGCAAAATCAATGTTAAGTATGAATAAAGAAAGAGACACTATTCAGCGACAATAATGTTATCAACAAAGGAAATGTCAATAAACCTGAAAAGATCAGGGAATCACAGTATCATGTGGCTCAGTCCCTCTATTGTGGAAAACAAATCTATTAGAAGTGAAGTTATGTAAGAGGCTAAGtctgtgaaaagaaagaagaggtcagtgtgtgagaaagaagaaagaaagaagaaagaagagatctGCGATAGCATGCCACCGGCCCTGGGCCCCTGCCTCTACTATAGTTTCATCACCTCACATTACTCCTGGGAATCAACTCATTTGCTGCCAGGTTTGCAGTAGGGAGACTAAGCAGGAGTTTGGAAGGATGAGGTATTTCCCAGGAAGCCTTTCAAAGAGtcaggagaggtgcctgggtggctcagttagttaagcatctcttatttttggctgaagtcatgatctcacagtttgtgggtttgagcctccatcaggctctgcactgctggtatggagcctgcttgggattctcactctcccttttGCTCTcataataaacaaattttaaagaaacttaaaaaaaaaaaaaagcagctctttctgcccacaggtcctgtctccatgctttaataaaatcacctttttgtgcCAAAGAGGtcttcaagaattccttcttggccctcagctccaaaccccccaccacccccaaaacCTCATTATTTGGTGCCTGAACGCAGGGCTATGAGTTTTTTCACCTGGACTCCGAGCTTCGGTGCAAACTTGGCACCATTGGCTCCTACTGCCACCCATGAAGTCAGGGAGCAAAGAGCAACCACTTGGACCACCGATTTCAGACTTCCCCACCAATGTCCAAGAGTTTATGACCAAGTTAACACAGTCTAGGAAACTGCATCGTGTGGTGAATCTCAGACAACTAATGAGAAAGCAAAATAGCAACTACCTGTGAGCATTATGCCTACTATTCTTGCAAATGGAAAAGTTAACGTCAGGCAACTGGGTTGTACCATGAGAAATTTTCCCCAGGTTTCTGGATGGTGCTCTGGTCATCAGAAATTTAACTCCCTTGAAACCTAATCTGGATCATCACTGCACAAGAGTGAAATTACCATTTTTAGCTGTTTAACTgacaaatatgtatattaatgtttattttttttaatttaaatgtttgtttctttttgagagagagagtatgtgtgtgagcaggggagaggtagagggagagggagacacagaatctaaagtaggctctaggctctgagctgtcagcacagggccccattcagggctcgaacacacaaatggtgagatgatgacctgagctgaagtcggacgcttaaccgactgagccacccaggtgccccttaatgttgTTATTTATGCGTCTGAGGCACTGCAGAAgacatgaaatgtttttcaacaCGATTTGAGGAATTGTTTGAAGAAAAGACTTTCCCCCAAAGCACTGAATATGAAAAACTGTGAccctgtaataaaaaataattgtatttggtttttaaactataaaaaaaaaagacccgaGTCCATAGGAAGACTGATAAATTAAGATTGAGGAGACCAACACCCCATAATAACTAGAGTCATAGGAAGATTGGCCTGTGACCCCTCTCAGACCTAGGAGGCCAAGGCAGAAGTGCCAAGATAAGCCTTCCCTCACTTATTTTCGGGGCTCTCAGGGACATTTGAGCTTTGGTCTACATGGGTAATCTTAGGTTGAAAGAAAGCAGAAACCCAGGGCTTGCTGGAAGTCAAGGTGAAGATCCTAAGTGAAGACCAGGATCAGAGAGGGCCCCAAGGAGCCTGAATCCTGATGCCATACTTGGAAAGGCATAAGCAGGAGTAGCTTCATGCAGCATTCCCTGACTTTCCCTCTCTGACACCTTGGGGAGTGAATGGACTCGGTCTGTGGCTTTGAGACCTAACAATAGAGGGAGGCATCCCAGGTACTGCCACTCAACATGGGCAGAATCCTGAGTGATGACTGTggagaccccagaccccagaaTAGTGAGCTGGCACAGAGGCTGCCCCTGCCATCAACCCTGGGATGCCTCGGTAAGGATGTCAGGCTGACTCGACAAGAAAAGGGTCAGAAACCCGAGTGCCTTGCTCTAAGGGAAGGGATCTCAGGCAAGCGAAGAAAGGAGTCTCAGGTCCTAGTCAAGGTGAGGATCCTGAGTAAGGACCTAGGGAGCTCTTTTCCCTCAGAACTGAATTAATCATACAGAACTCTGACTTTGCTGGCACCCTTTGGATACCTGGGCATTGATGACAGAGTACGACATACTTCCTCCTATGGTGTCATAAAGGGTTGAGAAACTTGGTCTATAGGACTATGGCCTAAACAGCTGCAGtgggaagatttcttttttttttttttttttttttttttttcggagaTCAAAGGAATACCCTGTGGACTAAGGGAGCCACACACCCCTTAAGAGTAGGAGTAGGAAAGCATTAGTTTCTTACTCTCAGCCTCAGGAGACCAAGGACAAGTAGGATCAGATGAGAGTCCCACTTTCTTCTAGGGGTCTCAGGGTGGTGCAGGCTGTGATATGAGGGGCAGGCCtaagggcaagggagggaggaattCCAGGCCATGAAAAGGGTCAGGGCTCAAAACGAGGACCAAAGGACTACTCACCTCgaggcagaaaggaaagcaaaggttCTGGCTCTGCCCCTAATTTCAGCCCTTGAAGAAGCAGGGCAGGAGTTTCAAGTAGAAACTGCCCCAACACTTATATATATTAGGTTTATGGGAAATGAAATCCTGAGATCGAAAGTGTAGCTACACTTCAGTGAAAGGGGTGGAGGTATCAGGCCCTATATGGACCCCATGTAAGGACCTTAATGAGGACTGAGGACCCCAAAGAGGCCAAGATAGAAAACTCCCCACTGAACAGTCAGACCGGGACAGGAAACATAAGCTGAGGACCCCTTTCACTTCCTTATCATGGGTACCAGGGAGGTTTGTGATGTCAACATCAGAGGAACAgaggtgaaacaaacaaacagacacaaacaacaaaacaaaaaccccatgaCTGGCCACTAGTTGAATGATGGTCTGGACTGTGAAATAGGTGATTTCTCAACCACAAGACCAGCAGCTCCTGCTATCACCCCCGTATGCCCGAGGCAGGTCTGACAGGAAGCAGCCTAAATCTCTAATTTCCTTCACAAGCTTCCCATGGGATAAGCCAACTGGGAGGAAAGGAGCCCTGTGGGTGGTGAGAGAAGTGCCCTTGAGGAAAACCAAGTGTACCTTCTTTATAAAGGTGCACACACCCCGTcaaccttcctcctcctctagtGGGACCTCACCACCTGCTCTCCTACTCATACTCCTGACCACTGACCTTGATCACAGCCATCATCCCTCAGGGTCAGAAGAATAAGCACTGCACTCATGAGAAATGCCACCAGTCTCGAGGTGACACAAGAGTTCAGGCCCCTGTAGCAGTGGAAGagtctcctccctcttcttcccctgtTTCAGAAGGTAATACCCAGAGTTCATCAGCTAATGACTCAATTAGCACTTCCGAAGAGTCTTGGGGAGCCCCACCTACCACCATTACTTCTTCAGAAATGTCTGGTACAATATCTGATGGTGAGAATAGCCAAGATGAGAAACATCTATGTTTCTCTGGGCCCCCACCTTTTACTGAGATCACATGCTTTGATGGGTTTGTTGGAACAGTTTCTTCTGTAccaatataaaatgaaagagcCCATTCTGAAGGAATGCTAAAGATTAGTGGCCAAAATTACAAAGAATACTATTCTGAGATCATTAAGAGAGCCTCTGAACATATCGAGATTGTCTTTGCGGTAGACTTCAAGGAAGTGGATTCAACCAGCCACTCCTATGACCTTGTCAGCAAAGTGAAACTCCCTAACAATGGGAGGGTGTGCGCCGGCAGGGGGTTACCCAAGACCGGTCTACCCTGATGACAGTCCTGGGTGTGATCTTCATGAAGGGCGACTGTGCTGCTGAGGAAGACATCTGGAAATGCCTGAATATGACGCAAGTATATGGTGGGAGGAAGCACTCCGTCTATGGGGAGCCTAAGAAGCTCATCACCAAAGATTTGGTGAAGCTAGAGTACCTGGAACACTGCCAAGTGTCCAACAGTGATCCTCCATGCTGTGAGTTCCTATGGGGCCCAAAAGCCCACACTGAAACCGTCAAGATGAAAGTCCTTGAATTATTGGCCAAGTTCAATGACACAGTTCCCAGTGTCTTCTCAGCAAGATATAAAGAAACTTTGGAAGATGAGGAAGAGCTGAAGCCAGACCTATAGCCACTGTGTGTAACAGGGTCACTTCCAGCAGACTACTGAAGtctgaggctttttaaaaaaatcatcgcAGTAAGAAAACATAACCTCACAATAGGGATTTTCATGGAAATGTAAAAGAACCTCATAGTAAATGTATTGTGataatggaatataaaaaaacaataaaacacgaTCAACTTTGGTGTTCTTTACTCCTTTCAGccttttgctttataaaattaaataatttatacctCAATATGTTTAGTTTTAGAATATGCCAAATCATAACAAGTTAGAcctcattctctcttttattccccAAATGTCTACTGAGTACGTGCTTTCTGGAAGGCTCCATGCTAGGAGTGGGGATGCTAAGATAAAGACCCAGCCTTTCCCATAGAATTTTACAAACTAGTAGCTGGGATCATAAGGATCCCAAAACTCTGTGCCTTACAAAAAagtaagacaaaaacaaaaacaaaaaacgcaatgagggagaagggaggtgcCCTGGGGCCAGGCAGAGTGTAAGTTCCCCAAAATAAGACCGTTTAAGTTTTGGGATATTGTGGGTCAAACCATGTCATGTAATTTCAAATTAAACTGTGCAGTGGACTAGACTGAGGTTGTGGCAATGGCGATCAGATGCCATACCCTAAGATGATGCATCTCAGAcgtgagagaaaagaaaaatccttgaATCGAAAACTACATTGAGCTGTAAGTTCTAAAATTAAGGTTCAATATTACGGGCTCCTTGACATTTAGCGAAACTTACAGGGCCTCAAACTGTCTTACTGGAAGTTCCCCCTCGATATTCTGTACTTACAGATAAGGGCCCCTACCAAACCATCATCTTTATCAAGGGAACAAGGCACAAACCTTGCTTATTCCTAAGCGGCAGATTTCTGTTCCTTACTAGCATGCAAAATTATTCAAAGAAGCTGATGACACAGCACCACTGGAATGAAAGGTCACCTCAAGCTCTTGACACCAAACTATGCCTCCCACAGACTCGCTCATTCACTGTGTTCTTGACCGGTATCCCCGTGTCGCACTGTGTAGCACGTGGTGCCTTATCCCCTAGCCAGCGAGGAAACGTGGCTGATAACTGGTTGTCTATCTCGTGTCTACATTGTCCAGTGCTGCATGTGTCAACTCCACGGAACCATAGTGTGGAGGCTCCTTCCTTACCTCGGGGGGTAAAGAGGAGGCCATTAAAATAGATTCTTACAAATGACTTTGGCTTCGTAGATAATCCAGAGAGAAATCTCTACTAGGGGCAGTGTATTAACCTGTCAGGAAtgccataacaaaataacaaagactGGGTGCTTTaaaccagaaaatttattttctcacagttctggaggctagacgtCCAAAGTCAAGGAGCTGGCAGGCCTGGTTTGCTCTGAggctcctctcctgggctccTAGATGGCCACCCTCTTTATTTGGCTGCCTGTTGGTGTGCATGAATCTCCGGTGTCTCTTTGTGGGTGTTGGTCTTATAAGGACATGAGCCAGACTGGGTTATGGCCTACCATAAAAGCTTCATTTTAACTCAACCACCTCTTATGATCTCATCTACAACTGCAGTCTCATTCTAAGGTACTGGGGGTTATGGCTTCAACAtgaaatttggggggacacaattcagctctgaaaaaaaaaacagaaatcatgaGCGTCTTCATTCCAGTCTCAATACAAAAGAATATAGTGCACAAATAGCTATTCTAAACACATTGTCTCCAGGGACTCTCTGAGCTAAAAGGGTGAACTCCCTTGAGATGACATACACAGAAGCCACAGTATAGATACTTTCTTCCTGGAACTGGTACAGAGCCCACTCTATTAAAAGAGCATTTTAATTAGGTTATCTTGACTGTATTTTGGCGAATTCTAAGAGAAGGCTACATTttgggactgggggtgggggaggaaacaaatgaaaatagaggTGATTTGAACGTAAGGACAATAGAGAAAAGCTTAACGAGTTGGTCCTTGACAAAATCCAAGGAGTTCAGAGTTGCATTcaggtggggaaagaaaaaccaCACACCAAAATTGAatgttctgggggtgcctgggtggctcagtcagttaagtgtctgactcttgattttggctcaggtcatgatctcatggctgtgggattgagccctgcatcaggctcagcatggagtgtggagcctgcttgggattcatattctctctctctctctctctctctctctctctctctccctttctctctgctcctcccctgcttgtgctcactctctctctctctatcaaattaaacaagcttttaaaaacatgccCTAATGGGGAAAATCTATTTAATTCTACCTGCTAAAGTGAATGTTTGGCTGATTCAATCTTCTTTTGTCTAGGAGTATTCCATTTCCTAGGACATATCCTGGATTGAAAAAACATTCCTACGTAGGAGGGTGATATTGCCTAGGTAAAAATCATAACTATCTTTCATTAAGTGCCCAATATtttccagccattctgacagatgctTTATATACAGCATACACACTCCCAGTCTTACAAGATAGTTTACCAAACTCAGTTGGCACATGAAGAACTTCAAATATTCTCCTATTCACAAGGTGGTGTCAGAGCTAGACTAGGCCCCTAGTGTGCATTCATCCAGGGCATGTATTGGGCTACACTCCCACCCTGAAACAGACCTTGTATACCTTATTCACTTTCCTTGTTGCTACTCCAAAATATATCTTAGTccattaggggaaaaaattggAATACGTATACAGAGCAATAAGAATACCAAAATAAACGAGAGGTATGAATACTGAAAGGAAGGATACAATATCTGATAACAATATGACGATCTGCATATGCAGTGTAGCCTAACTTCAAAACATGGTGGTCTCATGAGATTATCTGCCTCAGTCCGTTTCCTACAGTTAAGTATTATAGAACAGAAGTTACCTAAAAGACCAAGTCTGGGGCAGGGGTCAAGGGAACAAATGTATCAGCAGGGTTTCTCCTCTGACATTCCCTCTCCCAACCTAAGTCCACTTTCTCATTCTTCACTTTTCGCGTCTCCGATCACCCCTGGGACACAGACTCGTCCACTCTAAGATGGGCACTAAAGAGATTACTCAACAGTTCGTAGGGATGTGGAAGCGCTCCGGAAGCCTTTCATTAAAGAGACAGAAGCCAAGATGAGGACCGATATAAATGAAAAGTGACGAAAACAACATACAGGCATACAGGGAGTCGTGCATCAACCTACCCTCATCTGCTCTCACACCTATGCTGTCAAGCTGACCTATTAAAGAAAAGTATCAAGGAGGTAagagggtggtggtggagggaaaCCGCGAGTCCTCTCCACTCCAGAACAGAGGGGGCACCAGAGATCCCGCCCCCCGCTGCCAGCCTTCACAGGCCCTATCGTTGGTGACAGGAAGAACAGCCCTCActtcctcttggggcgcctgaggaaggagagagacgtTCGTTTTGGCTGCCGCTCCTCAGGGCAGGCGGCTGAGGAGTCTTCTAGGCCCGAGTGCAAGTCAAGGTAAGAAGCCCGATTAAGGAATAAGAGAATACCTCCCTCCCCGCAAATAGTGCGTCCCctgctccccactgccccccgcGCCTACTCTCAGTCTTATGGGGCCCTCGGCAGAGTGGTCTGTCAGGCGGAAAGAGATTTCCACCTAGGGGGTCGCAAGAACGTGAAGGCTTTGGTGGGAGGCGCCAGTTCAGCGGAGGGGGGAGAGGACCCTAACGGAAACCAAGGGGAGAAAAAGTAGGTAACAGGTGCCACCAAGGCCATGCCTGGTTCCTCATGGCTCCCGGGGGAATCAAACATGGCGGTCACACGTGTGTGAAGCTACCCTCCCTATTTGGAGGCTCAGGAAGCTGAAGGCCTTGAATTTAGAGGAAGGGTACTATgctctgaaggaaatgaaagagtcGAACTCTGAGTGAGGTCTGAGGGAACCGTCGTTTCTAGAACAATGAGGTGGCGCCTAACTTCCAACCGCCATTAGTCCTGGAGAGATCTGGGGAAGGGCAGTGGTATGTGGACGGACACTCGTGTTTTTTTCACTCTGGTGTCACCGGAAGGTTGGGGAGAGGAGTGTATGTTGTGGGGGTCGGTGGGGGTAGGGGGCTgagggggggtgtgtgggggtagggggcgtggggggcggtgggggggcatGGGGGGAGGCAGCGTCGGGAAGAGGCGGCGGCGTTGAGGAGGTGGCGGCGTTgagggaggaggcggcggcgtTGAGGGAGCAGGCGGCGGCGTTGAGGGAGAAGGCTGCGGTGTTGAgggagggggcggcggcgggCAGCGGGGGAACGGggcattgggggagggggcaagggggGGCGTCGGggagcatggggggaggggcgtgggggggcagaggggggaaggggcgggggggcggcgggggaagCGGCGGGGggggcatggggggaggggacggtgggggaggaggcaggggagggggcggcgg
This genomic window contains:
- the MAGEB5 gene encoding LOW QUALITY PROTEIN: melanoma-associated antigen B5 (The sequence of the model RefSeq protein was modified relative to this genomic sequence to represent the inferred CDS: inserted 1 base in 1 codon; deleted 2 bases in 1 codon) — protein: MTQLALPKSLGEPHLPPLLLQKCLVQYLMVRIAKMRNIYVSLGPHLLLRSHALMGLLEQFLLYQYKMKEPILKXMLKISGQNYKEYYSEIIKRASEHIEIVFAVDFKEVDSTSHSYDLVSKVKLPNNGRVCAGRGLPKTGLLMTVLGVIFMKGDCAAEEDIWKCLNMTQVYGGRKHSVYGEPKKLITKDLVKLEYLEHCQVSNSDPPCCEFLWGPKAHTETVKMKVLELLAKFNDTVPSVFSARYKETLEDEEELKPDL